The following coding sequences lie in one Sinorhizobium fredii USDA 257 genomic window:
- the xseA gene encoding exodeoxyribonuclease VII large subunit, giving the protein MTSFFDSDSQSNVAEYSVSELSGSIKRTLEQAFDHVRVRGEISGYRGPHSSGHAYFALKDDRARMEAVIWKGTFARLKFRPEEGMEVIATGRVTTFPGSSKYQIVIDSLEPAGAGALMALIEERKRKLAAEGLFDATRKRPLPFMPKVIGVVTSPTGAVIRDILHRIADRFPVHVVVWPVRVQGDGACDEITAAIRGFNSLDADGPIPRPDVLIVARGGGSLEDLWCFNDEAVVRAAAASTIPLISAVGHETDWTLIDYASDQRAPTPTGAAEMAVPVKADLEAQVANLSARLQVGATRQMDHRRHALRALARALPSLDQLLALPRRRFDEAAAGLGRGLQMNTANKRRSFERIAAHLRSELLTTKIREHRRHLLEAMNKAERCVERQIDRRQARISSADASLRALPSRLLGQIHRASDRIAGLSARTDGAMAAEMRRLKGALAAQDRVLQSLSYRNVLQRGFALVRDAAGEPVKQAAVVTPGMALSLEFADGNVAAVAGEGGSAPTQAPKKRPARPADPTKQGSLF; this is encoded by the coding sequence ATGACCTCGTTCTTCGATTCCGATTCTCAGTCCAATGTCGCCGAATATTCGGTGTCGGAACTGTCCGGCTCGATCAAGCGTACGCTCGAGCAGGCCTTCGATCATGTCCGGGTACGCGGCGAGATCTCCGGTTATCGCGGGCCACATTCCTCCGGCCATGCCTATTTCGCGCTGAAGGATGATCGCGCCCGGATGGAGGCGGTGATCTGGAAGGGCACGTTCGCACGGCTGAAATTCCGCCCGGAAGAAGGCATGGAGGTCATCGCGACCGGCCGGGTGACGACTTTCCCCGGTTCGTCGAAATACCAGATCGTCATCGATTCGCTCGAACCGGCCGGCGCCGGCGCGCTGATGGCGCTCATCGAAGAGCGTAAGCGCAAGCTTGCTGCAGAGGGCCTCTTCGACGCAACACGGAAGCGGCCGCTTCCCTTCATGCCGAAAGTGATCGGCGTCGTGACCTCGCCGACGGGCGCGGTTATCCGCGACATCCTGCACCGCATCGCCGACCGCTTTCCGGTTCATGTGGTCGTCTGGCCCGTGCGTGTCCAGGGCGACGGGGCGTGCGACGAGATCACGGCGGCGATCCGCGGCTTCAATTCTCTCGATGCAGACGGACCAATCCCGCGCCCCGACGTGCTGATCGTGGCGCGCGGCGGCGGCAGCCTTGAGGATCTCTGGTGTTTCAACGACGAGGCGGTGGTGCGTGCTGCGGCGGCCTCCACCATTCCGCTGATCTCGGCCGTCGGCCATGAGACGGACTGGACGCTGATCGACTATGCCTCCGACCAGCGGGCGCCGACGCCAACGGGCGCTGCCGAAATGGCGGTGCCGGTGAAGGCTGACCTCGAGGCGCAGGTCGCCAATCTTTCCGCCCGGCTGCAGGTGGGTGCGACGCGGCAGATGGATCACCGGCGCCACGCGCTTCGGGCGCTGGCCCGGGCGCTGCCGTCGCTCGATCAGTTGCTCGCCTTGCCAAGAAGACGTTTCGACGAGGCGGCCGCCGGGCTCGGCCGCGGCCTGCAGATGAACACCGCCAACAAGCGCCGCAGCTTCGAGCGCATCGCGGCGCACCTGCGATCCGAGCTGCTGACGACGAAGATCCGCGAACATCGGCGGCATCTCCTCGAAGCCATGAACAAGGCCGAACGCTGCGTGGAACGTCAGATCGACCGGCGCCAGGCGCGCATTTCGTCCGCCGACGCATCGCTTCGAGCCCTGCCGTCGCGTCTCCTCGGCCAGATCCATCGTGCATCGGACCGCATTGCCGGCTTGAGCGCCCGGACCGATGGAGCCATGGCCGCCGAGATGCGCCGGCTGAAAGGCGCGCTCGCGGCGCAGGATCGCGTGCTGCAATCGCTTTCCTATCGCAACGTGCTGCAGCGCGGCTTCGCGCTGGTGCGCGATGCCGCAGGCGAGCCGGTCAAACAGGCGGCGGTGGTGACGCCAGGCATGGCGCTGTCGCTCGAATTCGCCGACGGCAACGTCGCGGCGGTCGCGGGCGAGGGCGGGTCGGCCCCGACCCAGGCGCCGAAGAAGCGTCCGGCGCGGCCGGCCGATCCGACGAAGCAGGGTAGCTTGTTTTAA
- a CDS encoding succinylglutamate desuccinylase/aspartoacylase family protein: protein MEISDIIIAGDTPGLEWRLPVFRFKGTKPEAPATYLQAALHANELPGTALLHFLMEKLRQAESEGGILGDITVVPQANPIGAAQSQFGELQGRFDLGTRTNFNRDFPLIVLGERGGLIDDLDRHSAVDRLKRHLLSMALGAELVLDLHCDDEGLQYAYIDEAFWPEASDLAAALDMQAVFLSDGESSAFEEAVAHAWKHASAGERNTSLPGRLSVTVELRGTRDVSPELARKDAEGLYRFLAGRGVVVAESQFFPAFGGIVAPLDNIEMIRTPEAGAILFHGDVGERVKAGDLLATILVKPGMTDGAMEVRAPQDGLIVTRVSTRFGRRRADLMKIACAEPSRASRKPGTLEA from the coding sequence GTGGAAATTTCCGACATCATCATCGCCGGCGACACACCGGGTCTGGAATGGCGGTTGCCGGTGTTCCGATTCAAGGGAACGAAGCCGGAGGCGCCGGCGACTTATCTTCAGGCGGCGCTGCACGCCAACGAACTGCCGGGCACGGCGCTGCTGCATTTCCTTATGGAGAAGCTGCGGCAGGCCGAGAGCGAAGGCGGCATCCTCGGCGACATTACCGTCGTTCCACAGGCGAACCCGATCGGCGCGGCGCAGTCGCAATTCGGCGAGTTGCAGGGTCGGTTCGATCTCGGCACCCGCACCAATTTCAACCGCGATTTTCCCTTGATTGTGCTTGGCGAGCGTGGCGGTCTCATCGATGATCTCGACCGGCATTCGGCGGTCGACCGACTGAAGCGGCATCTCCTCTCCATGGCCCTCGGCGCCGAACTGGTGCTCGATCTCCATTGCGACGACGAGGGGCTGCAGTATGCCTATATCGACGAGGCCTTCTGGCCGGAGGCTTCGGATCTCGCCGCCGCACTCGACATGCAAGCGGTGTTCCTCTCCGACGGCGAAAGCTCCGCCTTCGAAGAGGCCGTTGCCCATGCCTGGAAGCACGCGAGCGCCGGGGAGAGGAATACTTCCCTGCCGGGGCGGCTCTCGGTCACGGTCGAGCTTCGCGGCACCCGCGACGTCTCTCCGGAACTGGCGCGCAAGGATGCCGAGGGACTCTACCGTTTCCTCGCCGGGCGCGGCGTCGTCGTGGCGGAAAGCCAATTCTTTCCGGCCTTCGGCGGCATCGTCGCGCCGCTCGACAATATCGAGATGATCCGCACGCCGGAAGCAGGCGCGATCCTGTTCCACGGCGACGTCGGCGAGCGCGTCAAGGCAGGCGACCTGCTGGCGACGATCCTCGTGAAGCCCGGCATGACGGATGGCGCGATGGAGGTCCGGGCGCCGCAGGACGGTCTGATCGTCACCCGCGTCTCGACCCGCTTCGGGCGCCGGCGCGCCGATCTCATGAAGATCGCCTGCGCCGAGCCGTCGCGCGCGAGCCGCAAGCCGGGCACGCTGGAGGCGTAA
- a CDS encoding YitT family protein, translating to MKVDEKTNAGATAPAERHRIYEDVLAIVTGTLIMALGVVIYGKAMLITGSTAGLALLLQYATGAAFWLAFSLVNLPFYILAVKRLGWLFALRTFVAVSLVSLFSRLTAEWVDFARLDPLYAAIIGGALMGMGLLILFRHRTGLGGINILAIYLQERWAIRAGYFQLGVDLAILAAAVFVLPPANLLLSVVGAIVVNMTLAINHKPGRYVGVT from the coding sequence ATGAAGGTCGACGAAAAGACCAATGCCGGTGCCACAGCCCCCGCCGAGCGGCACCGGATCTACGAGGACGTGCTCGCGATCGTGACGGGCACGCTGATCATGGCGCTCGGCGTCGTCATCTATGGCAAGGCCATGCTCATCACCGGCAGCACCGCCGGCCTCGCTTTACTGCTGCAATATGCGACCGGTGCCGCCTTCTGGCTCGCCTTCTCGCTCGTCAACCTGCCCTTTTACATTCTGGCAGTGAAGCGCCTCGGCTGGCTCTTCGCGCTGCGCACCTTCGTTGCGGTCAGCCTCGTCTCACTCTTCTCCCGCCTGACCGCAGAATGGGTGGATTTTGCGCGACTCGATCCGCTCTATGCCGCTATCATCGGCGGCGCATTGATGGGGATGGGCCTGCTCATTCTCTTCCGTCACCGCACCGGGCTCGGCGGAATCAATATCCTGGCGATCTACCTGCAGGAGAGATGGGCAATCCGCGCCGGCTATTTCCAGCTCGGCGTCGATCTCGCAATCCTCGCGGCCGCCGTCTTCGTGCTGCCGCCGGCCAATCTGCTCCTGTCGGTCGTCGGCGCCATCGTCGTCAACATGACGCTTGCGATCAACCACAAGCCCGGCCGCTATGTCGGCGTGACCTGA
- a CDS encoding ArsC family reductase, producing MTVTIYGIKNCDTMKKARGWLDGRGTTYRFHDYKSEGIDRASLERWCAVLGWETVLNRQGMTFRNLADGEKQNLTAEKAIALMLKQPSMIKRPVLETEGKLLVGFKPGLYEAEFGA from the coding sequence ATGACGGTCACGATCTACGGCATCAAGAACTGCGACACGATGAAGAAGGCGCGCGGCTGGCTCGACGGCCGCGGCACGACCTACCGGTTCCACGACTACAAATCCGAGGGCATCGACCGCGCAAGCCTCGAGCGCTGGTGCGCCGTGCTCGGCTGGGAGACGGTCCTCAACCGCCAGGGCATGACCTTCCGCAACCTGGCCGACGGCGAGAAGCAGAATCTGACCGCCGAAAAGGCGATCGCATTGATGCTCAAGCAGCCGTCGATGATCAAGCGGCCAGTCTTGGAGACCGAGGGCAAGCTGCTCGTCGGCTTCAAGCCCGGGCTCTACGAAGCCGAGTTCGGCGCCTAG
- a CDS encoding EamA family transporter — MRTQNLDIALTAIAPAIWGSTYLVTTEFLPAGYPLTVAMLRALPAGLPLLLVVRQLPTGIWWLRSFLLGALNFSFFWAMLFVSAYRLPGGVAATVGAIQPLIVVLLSRLVLGSPVRVLSILAGVAGMAGVALLVLTPGAALDPLGVAAGLAGAVSMAFGTVLSRHWAPPVSPLTFTAWQLAAGGLLLVPVALFFEPSLPSLTASNLMGFAYLGLIGAAFTYLLWFRGLSRLEPSQVSPLGFLSPVVAILLGWGVLGQQMAGIQTLGIVVVFASVWMSQQAQMARRPAPVRA; from the coding sequence ATGCGGACACAAAACTTGGACATTGCCCTTACGGCCATAGCCCCGGCGATCTGGGGTAGTACCTATCTGGTTACCACCGAATTCCTGCCCGCCGGCTACCCGTTGACCGTGGCAATGCTGAGAGCCCTGCCGGCCGGCCTCCCACTGCTGCTCGTCGTCCGGCAGTTGCCGACGGGCATCTGGTGGCTGCGCAGCTTTCTGCTCGGCGCACTCAACTTTTCTTTCTTTTGGGCGATGCTGTTCGTCTCCGCCTACCGCCTTCCGGGCGGTGTTGCCGCGACGGTCGGCGCCATCCAGCCGCTGATTGTCGTGCTGCTGTCGCGGCTCGTTCTTGGTTCGCCGGTCCGAGTGCTGAGCATCCTTGCCGGCGTGGCGGGCATGGCCGGGGTCGCGCTGCTGGTGTTGACCCCGGGGGCCGCACTCGATCCTCTCGGCGTCGCGGCGGGCCTCGCAGGCGCCGTCTCCATGGCTTTCGGTACGGTGCTCAGCCGGCATTGGGCGCCGCCTGTCTCGCCGCTGACCTTCACCGCCTGGCAATTGGCGGCCGGCGGCCTTCTCCTCGTTCCTGTAGCTCTATTCTTCGAGCCCTCCCTGCCATCGCTCACCGCATCGAACCTGATGGGTTTCGCCTACCTCGGCCTGATCGGCGCCGCCTTCACCTATCTCCTCTGGTTCCGCGGTCTCTCACGCCTGGAACCGTCGCAGGTCTCGCCGCTCGGCTTCCTCAGCCCTGTGGTGGCAATCCTGCTCGGCTGGGGAGTACTCGGCCAACAGATGGCGGGAATACAAACGCTGGGAATCGTCGTCGTCTTTGCCAGCGTCTGGATGAGCCAGCAGGCGCAGATGGCGCGTCGCCCTGCGCCCGTCCGCGCCTAG
- a CDS encoding aminopeptidase produces MNAPLQSARNPVDTAKLEKLAEVAVKIGLQLQRGQDLVMTAPVAALPLVRLITQHAYKAGAGLVTTFYADEEATLARYAHAPDESFDRASDWLYEGMAKAFAGGAARLAIAGDNPMLLSSQDPQKVARANRANSIAYKPALEKISNFDINWNIVSYPNPSWASQVFPDDPEAIAVEKLANAIFAASRVDVDDPIAAWNEHNANLRRRSAWLNEERFAALHFTGPGTDLMVGLADGHEWHGGASTAKNGITCNPNIPTEEVFTTPHALRVEGHVSSTKPLSHQGTLIDNIQVRFEGGRIVEAKASRGEEVLKKVLDTDEGARRLGEVALVPHSSPISASGILFYNTLFDENASCHIALGQCYSKCFLDGAGLSEEQIRAQGGNSSLIHIDWMIGSGEVDIDGVRADGSRVAVMRQGEWA; encoded by the coding sequence ATGAACGCCCCCCTCCAGTCGGCCAGAAATCCCGTCGATACCGCCAAGCTCGAAAAACTCGCCGAGGTCGCCGTCAAGATCGGCTTGCAGCTGCAGCGCGGCCAGGACCTGGTGATGACCGCGCCGGTCGCCGCGCTGCCGCTCGTGCGTCTGATCACCCAGCATGCCTACAAAGCCGGCGCCGGACTGGTGACGACCTTCTATGCCGACGAGGAGGCGACGCTCGCCCGCTACGCCCATGCGCCGGACGAGAGTTTCGACCGCGCTAGCGACTGGCTCTACGAGGGCATGGCAAAGGCGTTTGCCGGCGGCGCGGCGCGGCTGGCGATCGCCGGCGACAACCCGATGCTGCTTTCGTCGCAGGATCCGCAGAAGGTGGCACGCGCCAACAGGGCCAATTCGATCGCCTACAAGCCGGCGCTCGAAAAGATCTCCAATTTCGACATCAACTGGAACATCGTCTCCTATCCGAACCCATCCTGGGCGAGCCAAGTCTTTCCGGACGATCCGGAAGCGATCGCCGTCGAGAAGCTGGCAAACGCGATCTTCGCCGCTTCCCGCGTCGACGTCGACGACCCGATCGCCGCCTGGAACGAGCACAATGCCAACCTCCGCCGGCGTTCGGCCTGGCTGAACGAAGAGCGCTTCGCGGCGCTGCATTTCACGGGTCCGGGCACCGACCTGATGGTCGGGCTTGCGGATGGCCACGAATGGCACGGCGGCGCCTCGACCGCCAAGAACGGCATCACCTGCAATCCGAACATTCCGACCGAGGAGGTCTTCACGACGCCGCATGCGCTGCGCGTCGAGGGGCATGTATCGAGCACCAAGCCGCTGTCGCACCAGGGCACGTTGATCGACAATATCCAGGTACGCTTCGAAGGCGGCCGCATCGTTGAGGCCAAGGCCTCGCGCGGCGAGGAAGTGCTGAAGAAGGTGCTCGACACCGACGAGGGGGCGCGCCGGCTCGGCGAAGTGGCGCTGGTGCCGCATTCCTCGCCGATCTCGGCCTCCGGCATCCTCTTCTACAACACGCTCTTCGACGAAAACGCGTCGTGCCACATCGCTCTCGGCCAGTGCTATTCGAAGTGCTTCCTCGACGGCGCCGGCCTCAGCGAGGAGCAAATCCGCGCCCAGGGCGGCAATTCGAGCCTCATCCATATCGACTGGATGATCGGCTCCGGTGAGGTCGACATCGATGGCGTGCGCGCCGACGGCAGCCGCGTGGCGGTCATGCGCCAGGGCGAATGGGCCTAA
- the ybaK gene encoding Cys-tRNA(Pro) deacylase, producing MSKTTRATQTLTKAGISFTLHSYDYDPGAERVGLQAAEALGEKPSRVLKTLMAEVDGKPVCCVVPSDREVSMKKLAAAFGGKSASMMKPADAERLTGYHVGGISPFGQKKLVPTAIEEAALGEVLVFINGGQRGLQVRLDPKDAQAVLKAIAASLIA from the coding sequence ATGTCCAAGACGACCCGCGCCACGCAGACGCTGACAAAGGCCGGCATCTCCTTCACGCTGCACAGCTATGATTACGATCCGGGTGCCGAACGGGTCGGATTGCAGGCGGCGGAGGCGCTTGGCGAGAAACCATCCCGCGTGCTGAAGACGCTGATGGCGGAGGTGGACGGCAAGCCGGTCTGCTGCGTCGTGCCCTCCGACCGGGAAGTCAGCATGAAGAAGCTCGCCGCCGCCTTCGGCGGCAAGTCGGCGAGCATGATGAAACCGGCCGACGCCGAGCGGCTGACCGGCTATCACGTCGGCGGTATCAGCCCCTTCGGCCAGAAAAAGCTCGTGCCGACGGCGATTGAGGAAGCGGCGCTCGGCGAAGTGCTGGTCTTCATCAATGGCGGCCAGCGCGGGCTGCAGGTGCGGCTTGACCCGAAGGATGCGCAGGCTGTGCTCAAGGCGATTGCCGCTTCACTGATCGCCTGA
- the tatA gene encoding tyrosine aminotransferase, which translates to MFDALARQPDDPLLALIGLFRKDERPGKVDLGVGVYRDETGRTPIFRAVKAAEKRLLETQDTKAYVGPEGDLVFLDHLWRLVGGDTVERSHVAGVQTPGGSGALRLAADLIHRMGGRRIWLGLPSWPNHAPIFKAAGLEIGTYDFFDIPSQSVIFDNVVSALEGAAAGDAVLLHASCHNPTGGVLTGPQWMEIAALVAERGLLPLVDLAYQGFGRGLDQDVAGLRHLIGVVPEALAAVSCSKSFGLYRERTGAIFAVTTSPSSADTVRSNLAGLARISYSMPPDHGAAVVRTILSDPELARDWADELEGMRLRMTGIRRALAEGLRSRWQSLGAVADQEGMFSMLPLTEAEVMRLRTEHGLYMPGSGRINIAGLKTAEVADVVQKFTSL; encoded by the coding sequence ATGTTCGACGCCCTCGCCCGCCAACCCGACGATCCGTTGCTGGCCCTGATCGGCCTGTTCCGCAAGGACGAACGCCCCGGCAAGGTGGATCTCGGCGTCGGTGTCTATCGGGACGAAACCGGGCGCACGCCGATCTTCCGCGCCGTCAAGGCGGCGGAAAAGCGGCTTCTCGAAACCCAGGACACCAAGGCCTATGTCGGCCCCGAGGGAGACCTGGTGTTCCTCGATCACCTTTGGCGTCTCGTCGGCGGCGACACGGTCGAGCGCAGCCATGTGGCCGGCGTGCAGACCCCCGGCGGCTCCGGCGCGCTTCGCCTGGCGGCCGACCTCATTCACCGCATGGGCGGCCGGAGGATCTGGCTCGGCCTGCCGAGCTGGCCCAACCACGCGCCGATCTTCAAGGCGGCGGGGCTCGAGATCGGCACCTACGACTTCTTCGACATTCCGTCGCAATCGGTCATCTTCGACAATGTCGTCAGCGCTCTCGAAGGTGCTGCGGCCGGCGATGCCGTGCTCCTGCATGCGAGCTGCCACAACCCGACCGGCGGCGTGTTGACCGGACCCCAATGGATGGAAATCGCGGCCCTCGTCGCCGAGCGCGGCCTGCTGCCGCTCGTCGATCTCGCCTATCAGGGTTTTGGCCGCGGCCTCGACCAGGACGTCGCTGGCCTCCGGCACCTGATCGGCGTCGTTCCAGAAGCGCTCGCGGCGGTTTCCTGCTCGAAATCTTTCGGCCTCTATCGCGAGCGCACCGGCGCGATCTTTGCCGTGACGACATCGCCGTCGTCTGCCGACACGGTGCGCTCGAACCTCGCCGGCCTTGCCCGCATCAGCTATTCCATGCCGCCGGACCACGGCGCGGCCGTGGTGCGTACGATCCTTTCCGATCCCGAGCTTGCCCGCGACTGGGCCGACGAACTGGAAGGCATGCGGCTGCGCATGACCGGCATCCGCCGGGCGCTCGCCGAAGGGCTGAGGTCCCGCTGGCAGAGCCTCGGGGCAGTCGCCGACCAGGAGGGCATGTTCTCGATGCTGCCGCTGACTGAGGCCGAGGTCATGCGGCTCAGGACCGAACACGGCCTCTACATGCCGGGCTCGGGCCGCATCAATATTGCCGGGCTGAAGACGGCGGAGGTCGCCGACGTCGTCCAGAAATTCACCAGCCTCTGA
- a CDS encoding glutathione S-transferase family protein has translation MTAPLTLISHHLCPYVQRAATALHEKGIPFERAFIDLANKPDWFLQISPLGKVPLLRIPQEEGEAILFESTVICEYLEETQGGAKLHPADPLTRARHRGWIEFGSSVLADLWVYETTQDGETLEAKRNTLKTKFSTVEAELGDGPYFAGADFSLVDAVFAPIFRYFDVFDSIAEHGIFDGLPRVSAWRKALAARPSVKAAVTDDYAERLMAFLRKHDAALLKTGKIAA, from the coding sequence ATGACCGCGCCTCTCACCCTGATCAGCCATCACCTCTGCCCCTACGTCCAACGGGCCGCGACTGCGCTTCACGAAAAAGGCATTCCCTTCGAGCGTGCGTTTATCGACCTTGCGAACAAGCCCGACTGGTTCCTGCAGATTTCGCCACTCGGCAAGGTGCCGCTGCTGCGCATTCCGCAGGAAGAAGGCGAGGCGATCCTCTTCGAAAGCACGGTGATCTGCGAATATCTCGAAGAGACGCAAGGCGGCGCGAAACTCCACCCGGCCGATCCTCTGACCAGGGCCCGCCACCGCGGCTGGATAGAATTCGGCTCCTCCGTTCTTGCCGACCTCTGGGTCTACGAGACGACGCAGGACGGCGAGACGCTCGAAGCCAAGCGGAACACGCTCAAGACGAAGTTTTCGACCGTCGAGGCGGAACTCGGCGACGGTCCCTATTTTGCCGGAGCCGATTTCAGCCTTGTCGACGCCGTCTTCGCGCCGATCTTCCGCTATTTCGACGTATTCGACTCGATCGCGGAGCACGGCATCTTCGACGGCCTGCCGCGCGTCAGCGCCTGGCGCAAGGCTCTGGCAGCACGGCCGAGCGTCAAGGCGGCGGTCACCGACGATTACGCCGAGCGGCTGATGGCGTTCCTCAGGAAGCACGACGCAGCCTTACTCAAGACGGGAAAGATCGCCGCCTGA
- a CDS encoding MarR family winged helix-turn-helix transcriptional regulator translates to MKHGDQDHVDKILAQWRSERPELDISAMGPLGRLARLRAHIAREQETVFAEHDLTSASFDVLATLRRSGPPFQLSPGELLAATMVTSGTMTNRLDQLERAGLVERLDNPEDRRGVIIALTPEGLKRIDAAAAAHVANQQRLIAGLEPEERSALDALLRKFLATFE, encoded by the coding sequence ATGAAACACGGCGATCAGGACCACGTGGACAAGATTCTGGCACAGTGGCGCAGCGAGCGGCCGGAGCTGGACATCTCCGCCATGGGTCCCCTCGGGCGCTTGGCGCGGCTCAGGGCCCATATCGCTCGGGAGCAGGAAACGGTCTTCGCCGAACACGATCTCACATCGGCAAGTTTCGACGTGCTGGCGACGCTCCGCCGCTCCGGACCGCCCTTTCAACTTTCGCCCGGCGAATTGCTTGCGGCGACAATGGTGACCTCCGGCACCATGACCAACCGCCTCGACCAACTCGAAAGAGCAGGCCTCGTCGAGCGGCTGGACAATCCCGAAGACCGGCGCGGCGTGATCATCGCGTTGACGCCGGAGGGCTTGAAGCGCATCGATGCCGCGGCGGCCGCCCACGTCGCCAACCAGCAGCGCCTAATCGCAGGCCTTGAGCCCGAGGAACGGAGTGCGCTCGACGCGCTGCTCAGGAAATTTCTTGCGACATTCGAATGA
- a CDS encoding MarR family winged helix-turn-helix transcriptional regulator — translation MKEKGVSERTVPTSATTEAWVGLMRAQRRVLAAIEQDIKTAGLPPLGWYDVLWELVRAEAGRLRPFEVEARTLLAQYNLSRLIDRLEREGLVRREAYDEDARGCWVVVTEAGRAMRARMWETYSRSIERHVGAKLSEPQAKALTALLSRLS, via the coding sequence ATGAAGGAAAAGGGCGTATCAGAGCGAACCGTGCCGACTTCGGCGACCACCGAGGCGTGGGTAGGTCTCATGCGGGCGCAGCGGCGTGTGCTTGCCGCAATCGAACAGGACATCAAGACGGCAGGACTGCCGCCGCTCGGCTGGTACGACGTACTCTGGGAATTGGTGCGGGCCGAAGCCGGCCGGCTGCGCCCGTTCGAGGTCGAAGCCCGGACGCTGCTCGCCCAATACAATCTCTCCCGACTGATCGATCGGCTGGAAAGGGAGGGCTTGGTGCGCCGCGAGGCCTATGACGAGGACGCCCGCGGCTGCTGGGTCGTCGTCACCGAGGCTGGGAGGGCGATGCGGGCCCGCATGTGGGAAACCTATTCGCGGTCGATCGAGAGGCATGTCGGCGCAAAGCTCAGCGAGCCGCAGGCAAAGGCGCTCACCGCGCTGCTTTCACGCCTGTCCTGA
- a CDS encoding NAD(P)H-dependent oxidoreductase, translating to MRILLVFAHPLEDSFAASTARAAKEVLEGRGHVVDLLDLYREGFDPRLTAAERDSYFMERYDASEVSGWIDRLKAADGIVLVFPQWFNFPAILKGFFDRVFAPGVAFEHDPAGGRIIPRLTNIKLFWALTTTGSPWWVVHLYMGNPVHRLLKRGIAAFCSKSVQFRMINLHDLDRATDAKRKRHLERVRALVSRI from the coding sequence ATGCGTATTCTGTTGGTGTTCGCCCACCCGCTCGAGGACAGTTTTGCGGCGAGCACCGCGCGGGCCGCCAAGGAGGTTCTGGAAGGCCGCGGCCACGTCGTCGATCTGCTCGACCTCTATCGCGAGGGCTTCGATCCACGGCTGACTGCAGCGGAGCGCGACAGCTATTTCATGGAGCGATATGACGCATCCGAGGTCTCTGGCTGGATCGACCGGCTGAAGGCGGCGGACGGGATCGTGCTCGTCTTTCCGCAATGGTTCAATTTCCCTGCGATCCTCAAGGGCTTCTTCGACCGGGTCTTCGCGCCGGGGGTCGCTTTCGAGCACGACCCGGCGGGCGGACGCATCATCCCGCGCCTTACCAACATCAAGCTCTTTTGGGCGCTGACGACCACCGGCTCGCCCTGGTGGGTCGTGCATCTCTACATGGGCAATCCGGTGCATCGCCTGCTCAAGCGCGGCATCGCCGCCTTCTGCAGCAAAAGCGTCCAGTTCCGGATGATCAACCTGCACGACCTGGACAGGGCAACCGACGCAAAGCGCAAGCGTCACCTCGAGCGGGTGCGCGCCTTGGTGAGCCGTATCTGA
- a CDS encoding Lrp/AsnC family transcriptional regulator, with protein MEIERTELDATDRRIIRLLIEDASRSNNELAAKVGLSPAPLSRRLARLYAAGVIRQTVVVDPKALGIGFQAFVEVTLERTASKVGQRFIELVSRMPEVVECHTVAGDFDFLLKIAVRDVADYKRLLWSEFEQIAEIKTLRSTILLDSSKIQAAP; from the coding sequence TTGGAAATCGAACGAACGGAACTGGATGCGACCGACCGGCGGATCATCAGGCTGCTGATCGAAGATGCGTCGCGCAGCAACAACGAGCTTGCTGCCAAAGTGGGGCTGTCGCCGGCGCCGCTGTCGCGGCGGCTGGCACGACTCTACGCGGCCGGCGTCATCCGCCAGACGGTCGTCGTCGACCCGAAGGCGCTGGGAATCGGCTTCCAGGCCTTTGTGGAGGTGACGCTGGAACGCACCGCCAGCAAGGTCGGGCAACGATTCATCGAGCTGGTGTCGCGCATGCCGGAGGTGGTCGAATGCCACACGGTCGCCGGCGATTTCGACTTCCTGCTGAAGATCGCGGTGCGCGATGTCGCGGATTACAAGCGCCTGCTCTGGAGCGAGTTCGAGCAGATCGCCGAAATCAAGACATTGCGCTCGACCATTCTGCTCGACAGCTCGAAAATACAGGCCGCGCCATAG